One genomic segment of Gossypium arboreum isolate Shixiya-1 chromosome 3, ASM2569848v2, whole genome shotgun sequence includes these proteins:
- the LOC108467680 gene encoding nudix hydrolase 18, mitochondrial-like yields the protein MVCMVSRTGRHLQRYDNLGRRQVVGCIPYRYKSSSDGTMTDDLEVLVISSQKCQKMMFPKGGWELDESREEAALRESLEEAGVRGNVECELGKWDFMSKSHGTFYEGYMFPLLVKEELDFWPEQNLRQRTWMNVKEARDVCQHWWMKEALDILVERLNSLKQQNEQNYPNICSDLVAKISSL from the exons ATGGTTTGCATGGTTTCTCGCACTGGAAGGCACTTGCAGCGATACGATAACCTAGGCCGACGCCAAGTTGTTGG GTGCATTCCCTATAGATACAAATCTAGCAGTGATGGAACCATGACTGATGACTTGGAGGTACTTGTGATCTCCTCCCAGAAATGTCAAAAAATGATGTTTCCCAAG GGTGGTTGGGAGCTTGATGAATCTAGAGAAGAAGCTGCATTAAGAGAGTCACTTGAAGAAGCTGGTGTTCGAGGCAATGTTGAG TGTGAACTGGGGAAGTGGGACTTCATGAGCAAAAGCCATGGCACATTTTATGAAGGTTATATGTTCCCTTTGCTTGTGAAAGAAGAACTTGATTTCTGGCCTGAGCAAAATCTGAGACAAAGGACGTGG ATGAATGTTAAAGAAGCCAGGGATGTGTGCCAGCATTGGTGGATGAAGGAAGCTTTAGACATATTGGTTGAAAGACTCAACTCATTGAAGCAGCAAAATGAACAAAATTATCCAAACATCTGCTCTGATTTAGTGGCAAAGATTAGTAGTTTGTAA